One genomic region from Vitreimonas flagellata encodes:
- the groL gene encoding chaperonin GroEL (60 kDa chaperone family; promotes refolding of misfolded polypeptides especially under stressful conditions; forms two stacked rings of heptamers to form a barrel-shaped 14mer; ends can be capped by GroES; misfolded proteins enter the barrel where they are refolded when GroES binds), whose protein sequence is MAAKLVHFGADARARMLEGVDILADAVKVTLGPKGRNVIIEKSFGAPRTTKDGVTVAKEIELADKFQNLGAQLVREVASKTADGAGDGTTTATVLAQAIVREGMKAVSSGRNPMDLKRGIDKAAAAVVADIEKQAKKISTNAEIAQIGTISANGDRDIGDMLARAMEKVGKEGVITVEEAKSLESELEVVEGMQFDRGYVSPYFITNADKMETVLDEPYVLLHEKKLTSLAPLIPLLEQVLQTGKPLLIIAEDVEGEALATLVVNKLRGGLKVAAVKAPGFGDRRKAMLEDIAILTGGQVISEDLGIKLENVMIEQLGRAKKVRIEKDNTTIVDGFGKKDAITARVAQIKSQIEDTTSDYDREKLQERLAKLAGGVAVVKVGGATEVEVKERKDRVDDALHATRAAVEEGIVAGGGTALLRAASRLNVSVDNEDQAIGVQIVKRALEAPVRQIAENAGVESSIVISKLLAEKEPHIGFNAQTETYGDLFKEGVIDPAKVVRSALQNAASVAGLIITTEASIAEAPKKDRSAPTPSGADLDF, encoded by the coding sequence ATGGCAGCGAAGCTTGTACACTTCGGCGCCGATGCGCGTGCGCGCATGTTGGAAGGCGTCGACATTCTGGCGGATGCAGTGAAGGTGACGCTCGGCCCCAAGGGTCGAAACGTCATTATTGAAAAGTCTTTCGGCGCGCCGCGCACCACGAAAGACGGCGTCACTGTCGCCAAGGAAATCGAACTCGCAGACAAGTTCCAGAATCTCGGCGCTCAGCTTGTCCGAGAGGTTGCCTCAAAGACCGCCGATGGCGCAGGCGACGGCACCACGACCGCGACCGTACTTGCGCAGGCGATCGTGCGCGAAGGCATGAAGGCGGTGTCGTCGGGTCGCAACCCAATGGACTTGAAGCGCGGCATCGATAAAGCCGCGGCGGCGGTGGTGGCCGATATCGAAAAGCAAGCCAAAAAGATCTCGACCAATGCCGAGATCGCACAGATCGGCACGATCTCCGCCAATGGCGACCGCGACATCGGCGATATGCTGGCGCGCGCGATGGAGAAGGTTGGCAAGGAAGGCGTGATCACCGTCGAGGAAGCCAAATCGCTGGAAAGTGAATTGGAGGTCGTCGAGGGCATGCAGTTCGATCGGGGCTACGTGTCGCCCTATTTCATCACGAACGCCGACAAGATGGAAACGGTGTTGGATGAGCCTTACGTGCTGTTGCACGAAAAGAAGCTCACCTCGCTTGCGCCGTTGATCCCGTTGCTGGAGCAAGTGCTGCAAACGGGCAAGCCATTGCTCATCATTGCGGAAGACGTCGAAGGCGAAGCGCTCGCGACGCTCGTCGTCAACAAGCTGCGCGGCGGCCTGAAGGTTGCCGCCGTGAAGGCGCCGGGCTTCGGCGATCGCCGCAAGGCCATGCTGGAAGACATCGCCATCCTCACGGGCGGCCAAGTCATCAGCGAAGACCTCGGCATCAAGCTGGAAAACGTGATGATCGAGCAACTCGGCCGCGCCAAGAAGGTGCGGATCGAGAAGGACAACACCACGATCGTCGATGGCTTCGGCAAGAAGGACGCGATCACCGCGCGCGTCGCGCAGATCAAATCGCAGATTGAGGACACAACCTCCGACTATGATCGCGAGAAGCTGCAAGAGCGCCTGGCCAAACTCGCCGGCGGCGTCGCTGTCGTCAAAGTTGGCGGCGCCACTGAGGTTGAGGTGAAGGAACGCAAGGACCGCGTCGATGATGCGCTCCATGCGACCCGAGCCGCGGTTGAAGAAGGCATTGTCGCCGGCGGCGGCACTGCCCTGCTCCGCGCCGCTTCTCGCCTCAACGTGAGCGTGGACAACGAGGATCAAGCGATCGGCGTGCAGATCGTCAAACGCGCGCTCGAAGCGCCCGTTCGCCAGATCGCGGAAAATGCCGGCGTGGAAAGCTCAATCGTGATCAGCAAATTGCTGGCCGAGAAAGAGCCGCACATCGGATTCAACGCGCAGACTGAAACGTACGGCGACCTCTTCAAGGAGGGCGTCATCGATCCAGCGAAGGTCGTGCGCTCTGCATTGCAGAACGCGGCGTCGGTCGCCGGCTTGATCATCACCACCGAGGCGTCCATTGCGGAAGCGCCCAAGAAGGACCGGAGCGCGCCCACGCCCTCTGGCGCCGATCTGGACTTCTGA
- a CDS encoding TspO/MBR family protein, whose translation MISSSISALAIFFVASFAAASTGAVFRPGAWYASLRKPKWTPPNWAFPVVWSVLFCAIAVSGWLVWEAAGLAAWPALALFGAHLVVNAAWSFLFFGLKRLDLAMVEVVCLWLAIAALIAVFAPISATAAVLLVPYLAWVSVAAMLNLRLLQLNGSRG comes from the coding sequence ATGATATCGTCCTCGATAAGTGCGCTGGCGATCTTTTTCGTCGCGAGTTTTGCTGCTGCGTCAACAGGCGCGGTATTCCGCCCCGGCGCTTGGTACGCCAGCCTACGTAAGCCGAAATGGACGCCGCCGAATTGGGCGTTTCCTGTTGTCTGGTCCGTGCTTTTTTGCGCGATTGCGGTGTCAGGATGGTTGGTGTGGGAAGCTGCGGGTCTAGCGGCTTGGCCGGCTCTGGCCTTGTTTGGGGCGCACTTGGTTGTCAACGCCGCCTGGTCCTTTCTGTTCTTTGGACTGAAGCGCCTTGATCTAGCTATGGTCGAGGTCGTTTGCCTGTGGCTCGCAATCGCTGCGTTGATTGCAGTCTTCGCACCGATCAGCGCGACAGCGGCAGTATTACTCGTGCCCTACTTGGCTTGGGTGAGTGTCGCGGCGATGCTGAACCTTCGTCTTCTGCAGCTCAACGGCTCACGCGGCTAG
- the groES gene encoding co-chaperone GroES, with amino-acid sequence MQFKPLGDRVLVRRVEEDAKTRGGIIIPDTAKEKPQQGEIIAVGPGARGDDGKVVALEVKPGDRILFGKWSGTEVRIDGEDLLIMKESDILGVIEGATKANLRAA; translated from the coding sequence ATGCAGTTCAAACCCCTTGGCGATCGCGTGCTCGTGCGCCGCGTTGAGGAGGATGCGAAGACACGCGGCGGCATCATTATTCCCGACACCGCGAAGGAAAAGCCTCAACAGGGCGAGATCATTGCCGTTGGCCCCGGCGCCCGCGGCGACGACGGAAAAGTCGTCGCCCTTGAGGTAAAACCCGGCGACCGGATCTTGTTCGGCAAATGGTCGGGCACCGAGGTGCGGATCGATGGCGAAGACCTTCTGATCATGAAGGAAAGCGACATCCTCGGCGTGATCGAAGGCGCGACCAAGGCAAATCTCCGGGCCGCGTAA